The Vicinamibacteria bacterium sequence CACCTACATTTGTGACATCCACACATCTATGGTCGGGACGCTCAACGTCACTCCCTAGGTGGGGATGCGCGAGCCCGGTGTTGACGCGGCTCACGCCCTAAGCCCTCGCCCCTTGACGCGGCGCTCCTGGCCCTGGGGGTCCAGGTGGTGTGCGGGAGTGCGGATTTGCCCGCGGACTCCTCTTAACGGGCAACGGGTGGGGCAGGACTGGCCGGGCATACTCTCCGGTTTTCGCCGCAGTGGCAGGTCAACGCTCTTGCTTCGACCCGCCCTTCCCCACCCTGACCGCGCGTCCTGACCACGTGATAACATGTGGGGTTTGGCGTGGGCCAGGAGGCCCTCACCGGGACCATGGATCTTCGCAACGTCGCCATCATCGCCCACGTGGACCACGGCAAGACCACGCTCGTGGACGCCCTCCTCCAGCAGAGCGGCGTCTTCCGGGCGAACCAGGAGCACCGCGAACGGATCCTGGATTCGGGGGACCTGGAGCGGGAGCGGGGCATCACGATCCTGGCCAAGAACACCGCCGTCCACTACCGCGACACCAAGATCAACATCGTCGACACCCCCGGCCACAGCGACTTCGGGGGTGAGGTGGAGCGGGCCCTCAAGATGGTGGACGGGGTCATGCTCCTCGTGGACGCCTCCGAAGGCCCGCTGCCCCAGACCCGCTACGTGCTCCGCAAGGCCCTGGAGGCGCGCCTGCCCGCGGTGGTGGTCGTGAACAAGATCGACCGCCAGGACGCCCGCCCCAAAGAGGTCCTCAACGAGATCTACGACCTCTTCATCGACCTCGACGCCACCGAAGAGCAGCTGGAGTTCCCTGTCCTCTACACCAACGCCAAGGCCGGAATCGCGCGGACGGAGCCGACGGGGAAAGGCGACGATCTCCAACCCCTCTTCGAGGCCCTTTGCGAGCACATCCCGCCCCCCCGTCCCCTGGGTGACCGCGTCCTCCAGCTCCTCATCGCCAACCTCGACTACAGCGACTACCTGGGCCGGCTGGGGATCGGGCGTATCTTCTCGGGCCGGGTCCGGGTGGGGGACACGGTGGGGGTCGCCAAGCGGGACGGGAGGCTGGAGACCACGCGCGTGACCAAGCTCTACACTTTCGATGGTCTCAAGAGAATCGAGGTGGACGAGGCCGACTGCGGCGAGATCGTGGCCTTGGCCGGCTTTGAGGGGATCTCCATCGGCGAGACCGTGACCTCCGCGGAGAGCCCCGCCCCCCTTCCCCCCTTCCGCATCGACGAGCCCACCCTCTCCATGATCTTCTCCGTCAACACCTCGCCCTTCGCGGGGCGCGAAGGCCGGTGGTTGACCTCACGGCATCTCAAGGAGCGGCTGGAGAAGGAGCTGCTGACCAACGTCTCCATCCGGGTAGATCCCACGGACTCCGCCGACGCATTCAAAGTGATGGGGCGGGGCGAGCTGCAGCTCGCCATCCTCATCGAGACCATGCGCCGGGAGGGGTACGAGCTGGCCGTCTCCAACCCCGAGGTCATCACCCGGACCGAGAACGGCGTTCGCCGGGAGCCCCTGGAGCTCTTCGTGCTCGACCTGCCGGAGGCCTTCATGGGGGTGGTGCTCGAGAAGATGGCCATCCGCAAGGCCAAGATGGTCAAGATGATCAACCACGGCTCGGGCCGGGTCCGCCTCGACTTTCACGTCCCCACCCGCGGTCTCATCGGAGTCCGCACCGAGCTGATGACGGACACGCGCGGGACCGCGGTGATGAACGCCCTCCTCGAGGGCTTCGTGGATTGGCAGGGGGAGATCGCGCGCCGGGCCACGGGCGTGCTGGTGGCGGACCGGCCGGGCGAGACCACCGCTTACGCCCTCTCCCACATGGAGGAGCGGGGGGAACTGTTCGTGGGCCCGGGCACCGCCGTCTACGAGGGGATGATCGTGGGCGAGAACGCCCGTTCCGCGGACATGGACGTCAACGTGACCAAGGGCAAGAAGCTCACCAACATGCGCGCCTCCACCGCGGACGAGGCCATCCGCCTGACCCCCCACCGGGTGCTGAACCTGGAGCAGGCCCTGGAGTTCATAAGCGAGGACGAGCTCGTGGAGGTGGCGCCGGGGGCCATCCGGCTGCGCAAGCGCATTCTCGCCGCCAACCAGCGGCCGAAGCGCCGGGCCGAGGGCTGAGCGGGCTCAGGACTCGGGCTTGTCGGCCTCCCCCGGCCGAAGACGTCGGTTGATGGTGGCCACGCTGATCCCCAATCGCGCGGCCGCGGCCGCGCGGTCCCCCCCCGCCTCCTTGAGAGCCAATGCAATGGCTTCCTCCTCCGCCCGCGCGCCCGCCCGCTTGACCACGTCCGCGAGGGGGCCCGAGAGGTCGAGGACGTCGGCCAGGGAGGGGCCTCCGGTGAGGCCGGGGGTCAGGCGCAGATGGGCGGGCTCGATGCTGGTCCCCTCGCACAGAATCGCCGAACGCTCGAGGCAGTTCTGGAGCTCGCGCACGTTGCCCGGCCAGGCGTGGTCGAGGAGCGCCCGCCGCGCCGCCTCCGAGAGCCGTAGCCCCTTGCGGCCCATCTCCCGCCCGTAACGCTCGAGGAAGACCTCGGCCAGGGGCAGGATGTCGCCGCGGCGACGGCGCAGGGGCGGGATCTCGACCGGGAAGACGGAGAGGCGGAAGAAGAGGTCCTCGCGGAACTCCTTGCGGGCCACCGCCTGTTTGAGGTCCTGGTTCGTGGCCGCCACCACCCGCACGTCCACGGTGATCGTCTGCACGCCGCCCACGCGTTCGAACTGCCTTTCTTGGACCAGGCGCAGGATCTTGGCCTGGAGGGGCAGGGGCAAGTCCCCTATCTCGTCGAGAAAGAGGGTTCCGTGGTGGGCCATCTCCGCCTTGCCGATCTTGCGGGCGCCCGCACCCGTGAAGGCCCCCTTCTCGTGGCCAAAGAGCTCGTTCTCTAGCAGGGCCTCGGGGATGGCCGCGCAGTTGATGGCCACGAAGGGACCCTTGGCCCGGGCGGAGAGCTGATGGAGGGCCCGACTCATGAGCTCCTTGCCCGTCCCGCTCTCGCCCAGGATGAGCACGGTGGCGTCGGTGGCGGCCGCCCGCTGGATGGACAGCATCGTCTCCTTGAGGGCGGGATCCTCGCCCAGAAGACGGGGCAGGGCGAAGCGGCGCTGGTACTCCTCCTTCAGCAGGATCAGCTCCGTGAGCACCCGGCGACGGTCGATGGCCCGGTCGAGGAGGAGGAGCAGGTGCTCGGTGTCCACCGGCTTGGTGAGGAAGTCCGTCGCCCCCTCCTTCATCGCCTTGACCGCTTCCTCCACGGTGCCGAAGGCGGTCATGACCATGACGGGGGTCTCGGGGTCGACCTCTTTGGCGGCCTGGAGGACCTCGAAGCCGCTCCCCGCGGGAAGGCGGAGGTCGGTGAGAACCACGAGGTAGCGGGTGGCCTGCAGCTTCCGCCGGGCCTCGTAGGCGTCGCCCGCCTCCTCCGCGGTGTATCCCCGCCCTTGCAGGGTCTTCCGCAGCATCGCGCGGAGCGATTCCTTGTCCTCGACGATCAGGATGTCAGCCACGGGAGGGGCGGAGGAGACGAGGGGCGGGGGCGGTCAGGGTTCGCGGACCCAGCCCGGGGGCACGCCCGCCCGGCGGGCCTCCTCCGCAAAGTCCTGGATTCCCTTCTCGGCGTCCGCCAGCTCTTTCTTCAGGGCTTCGAGCTGCTCGATGGCCTGCTGCTGCTCCGCCCGCAGCCTCATGTTAAGGTTGGGGTCGTTGGCCTGCATAATGTCACCGAGCAGCCGGTTCACGTTGGACTGCATGGCCTCGACTCTGGCCTTGAGCGAGGCCACCTCGCGGCGTCGCTCCGCGGACTGCCGCCGCCACTCCCCCTCATCCGCGGTGTAACCGGTGGAGGTGGTCTCCTCGGACGCGCCTTCCCCGGAGGGGGCGGGCGCGCCCTCGGGGGAGGTGGCCGCGGGACGGCGCGGCTTGCTGCGGCCGGACCAGTTCATCGACTCCCGGCTCACCGGTACGGCCTCGCTCGAGGACGGGGCGCCCCCCGTGGGTTGCCCGCTCTCCTTGGGGTCCTCTGGCTTCCGGAGGTCGGTGTTCGTGTAGACCCGCGGGGTGGCCTCATCCTTGGGCCGATCCTTCTCCTTCTTCTCCCGCCGCGCCTTCTCCTGGGCCGCGGCCTCCCCCAGGCTCTGGCCGAAGAGGATCCCTGGCTGCAGGGCAAGGATACCGATTAGGAACAGGCGGCTCATGACCGTCAGGACCCCGTCCCCGCCTCGAGCCGGCTGGACCGTTCGATGACCTCCTGGGCGTCCGGAGCGTTGGGGGCGAGACGCGCGTACTCGCGATATTCCTTGACCGCGTCCGCTAGCCGGCCAACTCTCTCCAGCAGGCTGCCCAGGTCCCGCCTCAAAATTGGCACCTGGGGTGTGCGTTGAATCCCCTCTTGCACCACGGCCAGGGCCTCGTCCGTCTTCCCCTGCTGGAGGAACAACTCCGCCAGCCGTCCCCTCGCAATGTCGGCCTCGGGTGCCCGGCGCAGCACCTCCTGGTAGGCGCCGACCGCCCGTTCGGTGTCTCCCGATTGCTCGAGGCTGTAGGCCAACTCCTGCCGGAGCGCGGGGTCGTCCGGACGCGCCTCCACCGCACGGGTAAGAAGGGGCGAGGCGTGCCCGAAGTCCCCGCCGCGGAATAGAAGGCGCCCCAGGTCCTCGCTGGCCGTCGGGTTGGACGGGTCCAGGGCCAGGACGCCTTGGTATTCCCGGTTCGCGTCGGCCGGCCGGCCGGCGGCGTCCAGGGCCCGAGCGAGCTGAAGCCGGAAGCGAGAGGGATCGAGGCGGGCCGCCCGCGTGTACCGCCCCAGGGCTTCCTCGCGCAAGTTCGCGGCCCAAAGCGCCTGCCCGTAGAGGCTCTGAAGCTGGGGGTTGGAAGGAGCATCCCCCGCCGCCCGCGCGAACAGGGGTATGGCGGCTCCGGCCTGGCCCTGGGCGAGCAGACGCCGCCCCTCCTCGAAGTCCTTCGCCCCGGGGCTGGCCGAGACCTGGGTGACAGGAGGAGGAAGCTCACGGGGCAAGGTCGCGAGCGTGAAAAGGCCGGGGGGCGGGCGGGAGGGCACCTCGCGCGCGGTTTTCCACGCCGTGAAACCGAGGCCCACAAAGAGAAGGACCGTGGCCGTCGCCCAAAACTCGGCCGGCAGCTCGGACGGGTGCTCGGGGGCGGCTTCCGGCTCATCCGCCGCTCGCGCGGCGAGGGACATGGTGATGGGCAGGCTCTGGAGCGACTCCCCGCACCGGACGCAGTACTCCCATGTGACCCGGTTCCGTGTTCCGCAGGCGGAGCAGATGAGCGCGTCGCCCATAACCGTAGATTACACCCAAACCATACTCAAATAAAGGGGTTGGGCGGTTCCGGTTCACCCGGAAATGGCCCGCCCCCCGAATCCTCGAGGGGCGGGCCAACTGCCGCTACTGGCAGGCCGTCGAGCTGAACTTCACGTCCGGCAGGGGCATCCCGCCCTGTTGCGCGGGCTTGACGTTGCTCGTGTTGTTGATCGTGGTGGGCGGAACCCCCGGCTTCGGAGGCGGGCTGACCGGGCCTGTTACCAGACCCTCGTCCTTGACCACGCTGCTACCGCCGCTTCCGGGGTTGGGGTCGGCCTGGGTCCGGATGGAGGTCATGCGGCTGTTGCTGAAGATCTGGTAGGCGTCATCGCCGGCGGCGTTGAGGTCGTAGGCCGCGGCCCCCGACGTTGCCCCGAGGGCATAGACGATGCTGTCGAACGTCGACCGGCAGGGATAGCTTGCCGGGTTGCCCGCGGTCGGCAGCGGCGCATAGGCGCTGACCGGTGGGTTGAACCTCGTGCCTCCGAAGAACACCACGCCCCGGAGCGGGTTGTCGTTGGTGAAGGCCGCCGCCGGCTGCGCGGTGCCCCGGAAGACCGGGAAGGGCGTGGCCGCGGCGCCGTTGGTCACCGCCCCTTCGTCGTAGACACGCGTGTAGAGGGACACTCCGGGAAGGAAGGCCGTGACCGAATTGGCCGTGACCTGACCGCCCGTGGCCGTGGTCACGTCGTCCCCGTCATCCCGGAAGCCGAATATCTTGAAGGGCCCGTTCGCGCGGTTGTCGTTTCCGGAGGCCACGAAGATGTACGGCTTCACCGCCGTGGGCGCGGCCGGCGGGGGCGGCGCCGGGGGGAGGCCCAGCAGGGAGACCGCGGTACCCACCGGCTGGTCCGCCCCCAGGTCGGCCAACGGGATGGCGACCCCCGGGTTGGTGACCAGGAACTTCCAGAGCCGGCCGTAGAGATCTCCCATGTACACCCGCGTGGTGGCGCTGCTGGACGGATGGGGCGCCACCCCAGGCCGGAAGCGGCCCGGGCTGAAGGCGGCGGCGTCGGCCACAAGCGCGTTCGTGTAGGCAATGCCGGCGCGCGTGAGACCGGCGGAGCTGGCCGCGGTCTCCACGTCCACGGAGCTGATCACGTCTCCGGTGAGTGCATCCAGGGCATAGAACGTCGTGCCCTCTCCGGGGTTGGTGGCATAGCCGGAGCCCAGATAAGCCACGAAGTCGACGCCGAGGGGCGTTCGCGTGGTCGTGGTCACCGCGCCCTTGGTCTTGTCGACCCACACCACGGCGGGAAGCGACCAGGTCTGCCCCATCTTGAGGTAGGCGTTGTAGTCCGACGGGCCATTGACCTGGGTCCCGCCCGTCGTGCCGTCTGTGGTATCCGGGTTGCCCCGGCTCCAGAACGGTATGGGCCCGGTGGTTTTCAGGGCAATCTGGGTGAAGGGACCGGGAGCGGTGACGTCGAGGACGGTGAGGTACTTTCCGGCGATGCCGCGCCCGAAGGTCAGGTGCTTGCGCCACACCCCCGCCCCGGAGATCGTGGTCCCGCCGAGGGTCTGGCTCCAGGCCCCGGGCACGAAAATGTCGTTGAAGCGGATGCCGCGGGCGATCATGTAGTCATGGGTAGCGCGCTTCTCGGGGTCGTTCAGCAGACGGCTGGGGATCACGGTGAGCTGGTCGAAGGGCACGAAGCCCCAGAGCTCCTCGCCGCCCGTCTCCGTGCAGGCCGCGGTACTGGGGGCGCAGTTGGGCCCGGCCCGGAACGCATGGAGCATGTCGTTGGCCCCGGCGTAGACCACGGTCATGACCGGCTTCACCACCCGGCCGTCAATGGCGCCGGTAGCGTTGCCCGAGGGCGGCGTAGTGTTGTCGGCGTCCGGGTTGGCCAGGCCGAAGCCCATGGTGATCTGGTTGGTCGTGGCGGCGTCGGGGTTCTTGCTGGTCGCGTCCCGTGGACCATCCCGCAGGTACGTGTATTCCTGGGGGAAGAGGGTCGGGCTCCCCTGCAGGGGCGGGGCCACGACGGCGGCCGTGGCCAGCGTGGAATCGGCCAGGACCCAGGTCTTGGCTTTGTAAAGAATCTGGGACTGGTTGCCGCCGGCGGTCACTCGCTTGGGGCTGGAGGGAGCGCTGTACGAGACCTGGGCCCCGGCCATGAAGGCCAATATCATTTCCCGGGCCTCGCGCCGCGCCGCCTGCATCTTGATCAGCGGGGTGGCGCTGGTGCAGCCGGCGGGCAGAGGGGCACCCAGGCAGGCGTGGTAGGCGTTCTGCAAGGTCGTGAAGTCGGCGGCAGGGCTGGCGGATGAGTCGAGAGGCAGGGCTAGGGCGGCATCGAAGAGCCCCTGGCTCGTGTAACTCGCGGGTGCCACGAACAGCCCGCTGGGCGGGATCGCGATCACCGGCGGCCAGAGGGGAACCCGGAAGGGCGCCACGGGCGTGGGCAGAGTCTGGAGGTTGGCCACCGTCACGCCGAAGTAGCCGTTCTGGCTGGTGGTATAGATCCGGCGACGTATGGCTGCGGTCGCACTCCAAATGGTGGAGTCAGTGGCGCCTCCGTGGAGCTGGGCGAAGGTGCACTCGCCGGCCACGGCGGGCGCGTTCCCGGCCACCGCGCAGGCCGCCATGCCGTTCTGGACGCTCTGCGTGAGCTTGTCTCCGGCGCTCCACTTCTGCACCGCGACCCCGGCCACGTTCTCATAGGCCTTGAGCTGGCCCTGGAAGCCGGGGAGGGTGAAGGTGGAGACGAACTTGATGGGGGTCAAGGCGTTGAATCGGTTGTTGGGGTTCCGAGCGTCGAAGGGGTCGGCCGGGAAAGGCTGGGTCGGCACCTGGTCAACGTATTCGAAGACGGAGTCGGTCAGGGACTCCTGGGCCGTGAACTCGCCGCTCGTGGCCCCCTGGTCGATGATGGACTGCAGGATCGCCGCGAGGGCGGTGTCGGTGGGTGCGAGCTGGGCGTCGATGCAGGTCTTGCAGACGCTGTGCACCGTCGCCGAGGTCGGGATCACCGTCCATCCGGACGTGGTGGCGCTCTGCAGGCCGGTCCCGCCCCAGGCGATCACGTTCAGTCGGTTCGCGGAGACACCCGAGCCGAAGCCGATCATGTAGGTCTTGACCGAAGACGCGGGATCGCTGGCTCCCGTCAGCGTGCCGTCCGCATTCACCG is a genomic window containing:
- the typA gene encoding translational GTPase TypA; amino-acid sequence: MDLRNVAIIAHVDHGKTTLVDALLQQSGVFRANQEHRERILDSGDLERERGITILAKNTAVHYRDTKINIVDTPGHSDFGGEVERALKMVDGVMLLVDASEGPLPQTRYVLRKALEARLPAVVVVNKIDRQDARPKEVLNEIYDLFIDLDATEEQLEFPVLYTNAKAGIARTEPTGKGDDLQPLFEALCEHIPPPRPLGDRVLQLLIANLDYSDYLGRLGIGRIFSGRVRVGDTVGVAKRDGRLETTRVTKLYTFDGLKRIEVDEADCGEIVALAGFEGISIGETVTSAESPAPLPPFRIDEPTLSMIFSVNTSPFAGREGRWLTSRHLKERLEKELLTNVSIRVDPTDSADAFKVMGRGELQLAILIETMRREGYELAVSNPEVITRTENGVRREPLELFVLDLPEAFMGVVLEKMAIRKAKMVKMINHGSGRVRLDFHVPTRGLIGVRTELMTDTRGTAVMNALLEGFVDWQGEIARRATGVLVADRPGETTAYALSHMEERGELFVGPGTAVYEGMIVGENARSADMDVNVTKGKKLTNMRASTADEAIRLTPHRVLNLEQALEFISEDELVEVAPGAIRLRKRILAANQRPKRRAEG
- a CDS encoding sigma-54 dependent transcriptional regulator; translation: MADILIVEDKESLRAMLRKTLQGRGYTAEEAGDAYEARRKLQATRYLVVLTDLRLPAGSGFEVLQAAKEVDPETPVMVMTAFGTVEEAVKAMKEGATDFLTKPVDTEHLLLLLDRAIDRRRVLTELILLKEEYQRRFALPRLLGEDPALKETMLSIQRAAATDATVLILGESGTGKELMSRALHQLSARAKGPFVAINCAAIPEALLENELFGHEKGAFTGAGARKIGKAEMAHHGTLFLDEIGDLPLPLQAKILRLVQERQFERVGGVQTITVDVRVVAATNQDLKQAVARKEFREDLFFRLSVFPVEIPPLRRRRGDILPLAEVFLERYGREMGRKGLRLSEAARRALLDHAWPGNVRELQNCLERSAILCEGTSIEPAHLRLTPGLTGGPSLADVLDLSGPLADVVKRAGARAEEEAIALALKEAGGDRAAAAARLGISVATINRRLRPGEADKPES
- a CDS encoding tetratricopeptide repeat protein, which encodes MGDALICSACGTRNRVTWEYCVRCGESLQSLPITMSLAARAADEPEAAPEHPSELPAEFWATATVLLFVGLGFTAWKTAREVPSRPPPGLFTLATLPRELPPPVTQVSASPGAKDFEEGRRLLAQGQAGAAIPLFARAAGDAPSNPQLQSLYGQALWAANLREEALGRYTRAARLDPSRFRLQLARALDAAGRPADANREYQGVLALDPSNPTASEDLGRLLFRGGDFGHASPLLTRAVEARPDDPALRQELAYSLEQSGDTERAVGAYQEVLRRAPEADIARGRLAELFLQQGKTDEALAVVQEGIQRTPQVPILRRDLGSLLERVGRLADAVKEYREYARLAPNAPDAQEVIERSSRLEAGTGS